One genomic region from Euleptes europaea isolate rEulEur1 chromosome 6, rEulEur1.hap1, whole genome shotgun sequence encodes:
- the C6H11orf91 gene encoding uncharacterized protein C11orf91 homolog, which produces MSHHQQPPPPPRPPPPLYFPSLYDRTAPSTTLADCGLWRKLFVPLRGGEAASAGPQRPPPGLGLLPPTNERYCPPPWPAGLAPIPYEPLRFFCPAAESGAGAHQQQHPDGEICELGIRLKELELLALTGDGSDPQQYKLLKALKDEKTQNVMAGLPPKKHSLAS; this is translated from the exons ATGAGCCACCACCAGCAGCCTCCACCACCCCCTCGACCACCGCCCCCTCTATACTTCCCCTCCCTCTATGACCGAACCGCACCAAGCACCACCCTAGCTGACTGTGGTCTCTGGCGGAAGCTTTTTGTGCCATTGAGAGGGGGTGAAGCAGCATCAGCTGGGCCTCAGAGACCTCCACCAGGACTAGGACTTCTCCCACCGACCAATGAGCGCTACTGCCCACCTCCCTGGCCAGCTGGCCTGGCCCCCATTCCCTATGAGCCGCTGCGCTTCTTCTGTCCTGCTGCAGAGAGTGGAGCTGGGGCACATCAGCAGCAACATCCAGATGGGGAGATCTGTGAGCTAGGCATTCGCCTGAAGGAGCTAGAATTGCTGGCCCTCACTGGAGATGGCTCAGACCCACAGCAGT ATAAGCTTCTAAAGGCACTAAAAGACGAAAAGACCCAAAATGTAATGGCAGGACTGCCTCCGAAGAAACATTCACTTGCATCGTGA